The nucleotide sequence CGTATGGCCTGTGAATTTTTTTATTCCGGCTTTGATCACCCATTCTTTACTCAAAGGAAGAGTGATCAAGTTACCGCCGATTTTCTTTTGGATTCGGACTGCTTCTTCTAAACTTGAAAAAGCGGCCTTACCTGAAGTCGCACTCGGTTTACCGATTGCCAAAGATTTTTGTTCGGAAGAAGAAAGTGAACTCGTTCTCCAAAGATACAATCCAGGAGAAGTAAGGGAAAATGGATCTTTGATTTCCTGCCAATCAGAATAGGAAAGAGAAGAATTAGAACGAATAAGTAGGATCTGTCTTTGTCGGGAGAGAGTGTTTAACTTCTCCCTAGACTTTTGAAGAATTTCCGGCCCGATCCCACAAGGGTCTCCCTCTGTGATAAGGATGGGAACCAAAGCCGAAAACCGGAGATCTAAGCTTCCTTAGCTGCTGTTTGTTTACCGAAAAGTCTTTCTAAGGTTAAGGAATCCTTAGCATATTCCAATTCGATATGGTCTTTGTTGGAATGTTTTAGGTCGCTGGAAATGATACAACGTCCTTCCAACACCACTCCATTCTGAATGATCAATTCCGGAGTGCGGATATCTCCCAAAATTCTGGAAGTAGGAAGAAGCATCACTCTGTTACGAGCGGTGATATTTCCGATTACGATACCTTCTATAATAACGCTGGCAGCAGTGATGTTTGTGCGAACTTTACCGGAAGCTCCGATATACAATTGTTCCGCTTGGAGAGATTTTCCTTCGAACTTTCCATCAATCTTTAAGGATCCGTTGATAAAGAATTTTCCGTTAAAGTAGGAATTTTCGCCGATTGTGGAGTTTGTAACTTCGGAGGAGTTCTTAACAAGTGCCATGAATTCTGAATCCTATAGACTCGGATCGAATAGATCCGGTGTAAACACAAGCTAAACGGCCCCCTGGGCATAGGAAAAGGAATTTTTTAGTTTCGATACGGTTTTTACTCCGGTCTCGGACTGTAGCAGTTTATAGGAACTCATGCCCCGGAATTTCCGGAAAATCCTAAGAAAAATGCCGGCTCAATCGGATCATATCCTTGCACTGGATCCCATTTTCCCAGATTGGATCCGGATAATTCCTGAGAAAAAATCCAAAATCGATCCCAGAAATGGAGAAGCCGGATTTTTGGTAGAGGCCCAATTGAGCAATGCTCGAATTGCCCGTTCCAATTTCCAAAGTTAGAAATCCTTGGGACCTTGCGGTTTCCGAGGCATGAGCGAGTAATTTTTTTCCGAATCCTTGGCCTTGGAATTTTTCCGAGACCGCAATATTCACGATTTCCACAGTATGTGGTCGGGTGGGAAGAAGAAGGTAGACTCCGATCAACTCTCCCTTCTCCGACTCCATCAAAAACACGGAAGATCTATCCAAATAAGAAAGAATGATCTCCTGATCAGGATCTGCAAGAAGTAAGAGATCCATAGGAGGGGTTTCGTCGGAAGAAAGTTTTCTGATCGTATGATTCATCTATACCAAGAGGCTCGGAGATATTTACACAAAGCCGCAAAGTTGTAAACATCTCCCAATAAAAAGTTCAAAATCTTTTTTACTTTACTCCTTCGCCTGATACAAACGAATTTTGGATCTAGTGTTTGATATTCGGAACGTTGATTCGATCTAAAACTTCCGCAGTGAATTCCCTAAATTCTTCCAAAGCCTCCGGAATAGATTTGCCTTCCAACTCGGTAGCCTTCTCAAAACGAGAATTAAAAGTGATCCGATCTTCTATATTCATGATCACTCCCCCGCCCGCTTTGAACTCGCCCAAAACCTTGGAGAGGAATTCATTAAACTTTTGGAACATTTCGAAAGCTTCCGCGATAAAAATACGGGTCTGTTTGTTTTTCATCCGGCTTAACTGTTCTCTGAAATCCTGTTTTTCGGCGGCTTGGTATTCTTCGATCGTCTCGGTTAGAACCTTAATGTTCCGGCGGATATTTTCCATATGTTTGACCACTCCGTCCTTCTCGTTCCCGTGAGAGAAATCGAAACGAATATGAGTTTCATTTAATATAGGAAGATACTCCCGATCTAAAACGTTGATCCAGGTTCCGATTTGATTCACTTCCGTATCGTTAGAATTCGGAGAAATTTTCATGATCGGATACTTGGCCAAGATGCGGCCAGCGGCGTCCGGATTTTCACGGAACATACGGATCTGCTCTGCGGCAGTTTCGAGATTATCCGGAATTCCCTCGGGGGAAATCTCCCTCATCCGATTTCGATATTTTTCCAGATCCCGGGATACCCGATACTTTTGTTCGTCGTTTTTGGACAATCTTTGGATTTTCTCCAATTGCTGGATCATCTTTTGATGACGTTGGAGTTCGAGGATCTGTTCTTGGGTGATGGCCATGGGGTCTTAGGGCAAATTGTAAAAGAAGTACAGTTCTAAGGCAAGGAAATTCTCCAGCCAATTTACACTCAAATTAGAGGAAGTTTCGCACAGAGAACATGGAGTTTAGAGAGAGAATTTTTTAGATTTTGTAGGAATTCCTACATGGATTTGAAAAGGAAGATTTTATTGACAGAGGAAGAATTTTGTGATAAGGAAAATGCGCGCTCCCACAAGCCACTCCCCCCATTCCCAATGCAGGGTGGGGGCTGTCTTGAAACCCAGGTTGGAATTCCTACATCAGAATCCTTAACTCTTACTTTTATACCTGTCCAAAACCAATCTTAAAAAATCGGACTGCGGGAATTTATACACCAAGGACTCCATAAGCTGAACACCTTCTTCCACTGGACCCGTCTCTAACAGAGAGATCGCTTTTAGATATACCATCTCGGGAGAGTATTGGAATCTTCCTGTCAGGACCAATCTCTCTCGGAATGCCTCGAATTTTTTATCCTTAAATTCTTGGACTGCAATCGCTCTTTGGGTTAGATAGGAACCGGGAGTTTGAGCGCGGACTCCGATCATTTCGGAATCCAATTCTCCTGCCAAGGTAGAATTCCAAAGCACCAAAAGTTCGAACGGTCTGAGAGTGTAGGACATCCCTTGTTCTTTTAAGATCTTATAACGTTCGAATAAGGAGTCGTCGCTTCCTTCTTGGATGGAATCACGTAGAGTTTCTTTTAGTTCTTCTCTTCCGTTTTTCTTTTTTTCCTCTGCGACCCATTCGAATACGAAGTCTCTCGGTTTACATTTTTTGACTAAGAAGAATCTATCCAGGATCGAATGCCGGAGCGAATATTGGTCCAAGAAAAAATCCGCTTCCGTTCTGGAAAATTCTTCGATCCTTCTCGCAATGCTCGCATCTAAAACTTTTATATTTCGGATGCCTTCTCTTTTATCCTTAAAATAGAAGTAAGCAAGTCCTGCCAGATCAGGCTCTTGGGAAGAAATTACCAGATCGAATAATTCATTCTGCTCTTCTTGGTTTAATCCTTGTCGTTTATGGTTATAGCTGATCCTTTCTTTTCTTTCTAGACCTTCTTTCAGAAAACTTTCGGACTCGGGGATTGCGCCTAAGAAGTATAATAATCTTCTTCCTTCTTTTGCTTCTTTCAGCTCTTCTCCGAAAGAATCCACCAATTCCTGGTAATCTCGAATTCTGTCCTCGCAAAGTAAGAACGCGGAACATAAGAAAAATAACTCGGGGTCCCAAACCAGATTCCCTTTTAGCTCATCCAATAATTCTTGGAAGAACAAGCGGAGAAGTTTTTCTTCTCTTTCGGTGATCCCGTCTTCTCTAATCCAGTCCAGACGGGGAGAATGGAATACGAATCTTCCGAATAAGTCCGCCCTGAAACAATGTGAGGGCCTCAAATGTGTTAAGATACTTCCGCTATAATGGTCTAATATTTTTGTTTTGAGTCGCAGGACTTCCGTATCCGGTTTTCGATCCAGTTTTTTACTTTCGAAGTCCGGATGTTTTAAAGTTATTTCAGGCCATTCCGTATTTGATACCGATATATGCATAAAGACTCCTTTTTGGAGTTGAACCCTTTTTAAGGCGGATTAAGTGAGAAGAATCGCATGAAAAAAACGATTCTGGGGTTACTCCCGTTTCTAGTTGTCGGCAGTCTTTTTGCGGACGACGACCTAAAATACTTGGTCAAATCCTATAGTTTAGAAAAAATACGCAGGATTTTCCGGGAAAGGTCCCCTTCCAAAGAGTCCGAGGTCTATGCTCTCGTACGTTTTCATGAAAACCATCCGGACGGAGACCATGGAAATAAATTTAGATATCTGGTTTCCCTTTTAAAGGGCAGACTTGTAGTAGGCGTCACCAAGGACGAACTTCAGGGTATCATCAAGAACCCTCTCCCCCCTTTGAATGCAATCACCAAAATGAGTTTTTGGAAATTGTATGAGGAAATGGTTAAAAGAAAAAGTGTATCTTCTTCCGAACTTATCTCATATTTAAAAAAACTTCCTCCGGACTATGATCCGGTGTATAAAAATGTGATCGGGGAAATACTAAGGATTCATTACGAAAACGGAGAATTCAAAGAGGCAAAAGATTACGCCGAAAGTTTTTCGGAGAAGGATAAAAAAGAATATTTCGGAGCCATGGCTTACTATAGATACGCCAAGGCATTGTACAAATTCGGTGAAACACAAAAAGGAGAAAATCTTTTATACGCTCTCGCAGAAGATGGAAATGTTCCTTCTTACGTTAAAAAAGATATTTATACGGATCTAAGGACTTGGAAAGGAGAATCTTTTTATAAACAGATCCCTTTGGAAAAAGGAGTATTATTTCTGCCATTCTTAAATAGTAGCGATAAAAAATCCTTCATTTCATCCCACCAATATTTTAGTTCTACCACATTTGAAAGGCCGGAAAGCTGGAAAGCAGCCGCAAGAGGGTTAGTCCAATATTATCCGGAAAGACTTTCTTCCATTTTTTCCAGGCATAGAAGTTTTGCGGAATATTTTCCCGAATTTACCGCGGCGATGTCCGTGGAACTTTCCAACCAAAATCTTGCAAAATCAGGTTTGGATTTATTAGAAAAAACGAATCTTTCTTCTTCCGAATCCGTTGAATATGCGTATGCACGAGCTTATAAACGTTTGGGAGAAAGGGATAAATATTTTAACGGACTACTTTCTTCTCTGGAAAAAAATCCTTATAATTTGATCCGACAAGACGAGCTGATCGATCTTTTGATCGGGGATCATTCCCATTTTCTGGAAGAATCGTATTGGAAAGAGGCTCTAAAGCGGATCCCGAATCTTCCCGTCAAAGGTAGATTAGTCTATTGGTATTTGAGAAGTTTAAAATCCAAGGGTAAACAGGAAGAACTTCTCTCTTGGTTACGATCTTATTATAAATTCATTCCGGGTTCTTATTACACCAGAGTGATCCGGGAAGAATTTGCGACGGAGATCTCTTCCATACAGAAACCGGATAGTCCTCTTAGAAGTAAGGATTCATTATTCGAATATCTTTCCTTAACCTCGGGAGATCCCAAATATTCGGACAAGATCCTGGGAAGAGATCTGGAATTCGCTTATTTTCCCGACTCCTTCTCCTTGGATATTCGGATCGATTCCGCTCATAGCAAGGTGAGAGGAAACCATCTATTACAAAATGCTAAAGAATATTTAGAGATCGGAGAAATGGCTTACGCAAGTTCTCTCGTGGATAAATACGTTTTACAAACCGGATCATCCGAAGAGGAAAAAGACGAAATTTTGGCCGCCCTGGGAGAGGTGACCGGTAACCAATATCTGACAGTCTTCCATACAAGAAATCTAATGAAAAGAAGAAGGATCCCTGATGATGTGATCCTTCTTCCTTCTAAACTCGCTTCCAGGATCTATCCGAGACCCCATAGGGATATTGTTTCTCATTATTCCCAATCGTTCGGGATCGAAGAAGATATCGTGTATGCGGTCATGAGACAGGAGTCCTTTTTTAAGGAGAATGCAGTCTCTTCTTCCAATGCGAGAGGACTCATGCAGATTATGGGACCTACCGGAAAAGGGTTAGCCCAAGGTTTGGGACTTGGTCCTTATTCTCTTTTTGATCCGGAAATTTCTATCCAAATGGGTGCAAAATTCCTAAAATACCTTCTCTCCTCCAATGAAAACGATTTGAAATGGGCTTCTATTGCTTATAATGGAGGTCCCGGAAATCTCAGAAAATGGAAACGAAATCATTATCACGGAGATTTTAATCATTTTTTAGAGGAACTTCCTCTCAAAGAACCCCGTGATTATTGCAGGATCGTAACGTCGAACTACTATAATTACCAAAGTTTAAGGCAGTACAAAAACCGCTGAGCGGACAAAACGGATTCTTTTTTTTGGATTGTCTAGAATTTCCGATTCATAGGATAGTTCTAAGGACCGGGCCGAGTCTTTCATTTCGTCTCAATGTCCCAAGGTCTACCTTATGCCGGTTCGTCCGATATCATTCATCTAACAGGAGTAAAAAATGGCAAACACCGCAATCTTAAAAATCGACGGTAAAGAATATGAACTACCCATCATTACGGGAACGGAAAACGAAAAGGCCATAGACATCTCCAAACTCAGACAGCAAACAGGATACATTACATTAGATAACGGTTATTTAAATACCGGAGCCTGCACTAGCGCGGTTACGTTCCTGGACGGAGAATTAGGGATCTTAAGATACCGTGGGATCCCGATCGAACAATTGGCCGAAAAATCAAGCTTCACCGAAGTGGCTTACCTTTTGATCTACGGTCATCTTCCTTCCGACAAAGAACTACAAGAATGGGACAAAGAGCTGACTATGCATACTTTGATCCATGAAGATCTAAAACGTCTTTATAATGGATTCCCAAAAGACGGTCACCCGATGGCGATCATGTCCACAATGATCGGTTCCCTTTCCACCTATTACCAAGATTCTTATGATCCGGAAAATCCGGATCATAGACATATCTCTATGGTTCGTCTTTTAGCGAAGTTTCCTACGATCGCTGCGTTCGCTTATAAAAAATCATTGGGCCAACCCACAGTTCACCCAATGAACCACCTGGATTATTGCAGCAACTTCTTGAATATGATGTTTTCCGTTCCGAGTGAAGACTATTATATCGATCCGGAAATCGTAAAAGCTCTCAATTTGCTTTTGATCCTTCACGCGGACCATGAGCAAAACTGTTCCACTTCTACCGTTCGTTTGGTGGGTTCATCGCTCGCAAACTTGTATGGGGCGATCTCCGCAGGGATCTGCGCACTTTGGGGGCCTCGTCACGGAGGAGCCAACCAAGAAGTGTTAGAAATGTTACTAGAGATCAAAGCTTCCGGTCTTCCTGTGAAAAAGATCGTAGAAAAAGCAAAAGATAAAAACGACGCATTCCGTCTTTCCGGATTCGGACATAGGGTTTATAAAAACTTCGACCCTCGCGCTAAGATCATTAAAAAAGCATGCGACGCGGTTCTTTCTAGACTTGGAGTGAACGATCCTCTATTAGATATCGCTAAAGAATTAGAAGAAGCTGCGCTCAAAGATTCTTATTTCGTGGAAAGAAAATTGTATCCGAACGTGGACTTCTATAGCGGTATTATCTATCGCGCGCTTGGAATTCCTGTGAACATGTTTACTGTAATGTTCGCGATGGGACGTCTTCCGGGTTGGATCGCTCAATGGAAAGAAATGATCGAATCTCCCGATATGAAGATCGGAAGACCTCGTCAGATCTATACGGGTGCTACGAATACTTCTTATGACGACGCTAAGAAAAAGTAAAATTTTTTAAGGCTGATAATTTTAAAAGGACAGGGTTACGCTCTGTCCTTTTTTTACGTATTCTGGAATGAACCGTTTTCGCCGTTACCAACTCAACAAAACAACCGAATTCATCCTGAATTCGGGACATCCGTGGATCTTAAACGGAAAATTATCCACTGCGATCTCCGCATTCAAAGATGGAGATTGGATGAGGCTTGTTTCCGGAACGAACGTAACATTAGGATTCGGGATCTATTCTTCTTCCGGTCCGATCGGAATACGGATCATCCAAAGAGGAAATGATTTCTCCCTTTTTCAATTAAGGCAAACGATTGAGAATGCATTAGAACTTCGAAAACCTCTTAGAACAAAAACGAACGCATACAGACTTATACATGGAGAGAACGATCTTTTTCCTGGAGTTACAGTGGATCGATATGGATCCACTTGGGTCGTCCAGACCTACTCTCAATCTTTACAAAAGTTTTCCAGATTAGTAGTTCGGCTTCTTTATTCGGCAGCTCCTAGTGTGGAAGAACCAATCCCAAAACAGATCGTTTGGATCTCTCCCCAGAGAATCGGTTCAGAAAAATCTTTGCCTGTTCGTTTTCTGCGTGGCAAAAAGGAAATCCCCTACGAGGAAAAAATTTTTCTGAATCAGGTACATTGGAAAACGAAGATCCCTGGTCAGAAAGGCGGATTCTTTTTAGATGTACGAAATCTTCGCTCGTTTATATTAGAAAAATCGGAATTAGCCCGCGACAGAGATTGCCTACACTTATTCTCTCATACCGGACTCACTTCCGTTTGTTTGGAAGAAGCCGGGGCAAAGTCGGTCTTATCTGCCGATGGAGCGAAAGAAGCTCTTGAAGAATTTGCGTCCCGCATTTTACCCGAACAAGAGATCCCGAATTTCGAGAAAAAAAACACGATCTTCACAAAAGGCAAACATCTTCTTGTCCGAGCGGATCTATTCCAAGACTGGGGATTTTTAGAAGGCCGAAAATTTTCACTTATCATATTGGATCCACCCAATCTGACTCCGAACCAGGCCTCTATCCCCGCAGGCAAAAAAGCATATCGTAGTCTAATTAGTAAGGCACTCTTTCATTTGGAACCGGGAGGAGACCTGATCTTACTTTCTTGTTCCGGAAGAATCTTGGAGTCCGAATTCGAAAAGATTGGTCGAGAAACCTTGGCAAACAAAGGATGGAAGTACAAAGATCTTTTCAAATTAAGACCGGAACCGGATCATCCTACGCGTAAGGAATTTCCGGAAGGGAAATATTTCAAGGTCCATATCTATAAAAAATGCGAGCCCTTAGATCAGTGAACTTATGAGCACTACGAAAAATACATACCAACTCATCGATTCCGGAAATTTCAAAAAGTTAGAACAAGTGGGCCCGTATAAAGTGATCCGTCCTTCTCCGGTTGCCGCATGGCCGCCTACTCAACCTTCTCTTTGGAAAGACGCCGATGGAGAATATCACAGAAGCGATAAGGGTGGTGGAAATTGGAGTTGGAAAGGGGCATCCAGACCGGATTCGGAAGACGAGTTTCTTATCCAGATCCCGCCATTAACGGTTAAGATACGTTTTACACCGTTTGGGCACCTTGGGATCTTTCCGGAACAATTGAGTAATTGGGATCGGATCCGAAATGTTTCTTCACAACTATCCGGACAGGGAGAGGTTTTAAATTTATTCGCTTATTCGGGACTTTCCACCTTATCCGTATTAGCCGGCGGCTTGGATGCCTGCCATTTGGATTCTTCCAAAGGAATGGTAGAATGGGCCAGAGAGAATGCACAAGTTTCCGGTCTCGCAGGAAAAAAAGTGCGCTGGATCGTGGAAGATGTATTAAAATTCCTGAATAGAGAGATCAGAAGAGAGAAAAAATATATAGGTTTCATTTTGGATCCTCCCACTTTCGGAAGAGGAGCAAGCGGAGAAGTATTCAAAATCGAAAAAGATCTGCCTGAGATGATGGACCTTCTTATGAAATTATGCGATAATAAGCCGGAGTTCGTATTCTTGACCTGTCATTCCACAGGATTCAGTCCTTTGGCGCTTCGAAGGATTCTGGAAGGAAGGATCAAAACTCCCGGGAATTATCTCACGGAAGAACTTTCCATTTCGGAGTCCACGGGAAGATTACATCCGGCGGGTTCCAACTGCGTATTTTATTCGAATAGAGTAAAACTTTGAAAAAAAACATTTTGGAAATCAGCAGTTTTTCAAATGAAAAGCTGAAATATATCTCCGGATTAAAAGAAAAAAAGAACCGGGAGAAATCCGGTACATTTTTTATAGAAGGTTTTAGAGAGATTCAAAGAGCGAAAGTCTCAGGCAAGGTCAAATTCGAATATTTACTTATCTGCCCCGCTTGTTATTTAGGCGAAAATGAAGAAGACCTCGTATCTTCTATAGATGCGAAAACGATCCTCGTTCCGAAACAGATTTTCGAAAAAATCTCATACAGGGATAGACCGGACGGTTTGATTGCCACCGCCGAGTTGCCTGACTTTTCCTTATCCCCTAATACGAAACTATCGGACGATCCGATACTCGTAATCGAAGGTGTGGAAAAACCGGGAAATCTCGGCACCATTTTAAGGACCGCAGAAGGCGCAGGATTTCATAAGGTTTTCGTTGCGGACCCAAGACTGGATCTATTCAACCCGAACGTTATCCGCTCTTCCACCGGAACAATATTTACCTTGGATGTTTTCCAGTCCGATATTAAGGAACTTTATCCTATTCTACAAAATGCAGGTTATAAAACTTTCGCAGTGACCCCCGAGGCAAACTCCTTATATTGGGATGCGGATTTAAAAGGAAAGGTCGCGCTTGTTTTCGGAAGCGAGCAATACGGTCTAAGTGAATATACAAGATCTCAAAGTGACCATTATATTTCTCTTCCCATGAAGGGAGTGGCAGACAGTTTAAATCTGGCAATGTCCGCAGGAATTTTAATGTACGAAGTACTTCGACAGAATCGGTAATGAAAAAGATCCATATTTCCGCATTCGTGAGCGGCCACGGCTTTGGTCATATTAGCCGCAGCTTAGAAGCGATCATCCGGATATTACTCCAAAATCCCGAATGGACCGCGACCATTCATTCTCCCAGAGGAGAAGAATTTACATCTTCCCTGGATCTTTCAGGTATTTGGGGAAAAGTCAGACCAAGGATCCAGTTTCGAAAAACGAGAAGCGACGTTGGTATCGTCCAGAAAGATTCTCTCGGAATGGATCTGGATTCCACCGAATCCGAAATTTTAGAATTTAAGAAGAATAAAGAATCACTCCTACAATCGGAAACGGAAGTGATTAAAAGAGAAAAACCGGATATAATTTGGTCTGATTCTTCTTCTTTTCCCTTTCTCATCTCCTACGATCTAAAGATCCCTTCCTTATTTTTGGGAAATTTTACCTGGGATTATATCTATTCATATTATAAATCTTCC is from Leptospira sp. WS58.C1 and encodes:
- a CDS encoding bactofilin family protein: MALVKNSSEVTNSTIGENSYFNGKFFINGSLKIDGKFEGKSLQAEQLYIGASGKVRTNITAASVIIEGIVIGNITARNRVMLLPTSRILGDIRTPELIIQNGVVLEGRCIISSDLKHSNKDHIELEYAKDSLTLERLFGKQTAAKEA
- a CDS encoding GNAT family N-acetyltransferase, encoding MNHTIRKLSSDETPPMDLLLLADPDQEIILSYLDRSSVFLMESEKGELIGVYLLLPTRPHTVEIVNIAVSEKFQGQGFGKKLLAHASETARSQGFLTLEIGTGNSSIAQLGLYQKSGFSISGIDFGFFLRNYPDPIWENGIQCKDMIRLSRHFS
- a CDS encoding transglycosylase SLT domain-containing protein, translating into MKKTILGLLPFLVVGSLFADDDLKYLVKSYSLEKIRRIFRERSPSKESEVYALVRFHENHPDGDHGNKFRYLVSLLKGRLVVGVTKDELQGIIKNPLPPLNAITKMSFWKLYEEMVKRKSVSSSELISYLKKLPPDYDPVYKNVIGEILRIHYENGEFKEAKDYAESFSEKDKKEYFGAMAYYRYAKALYKFGETQKGENLLYALAEDGNVPSYVKKDIYTDLRTWKGESFYKQIPLEKGVLFLPFLNSSDKKSFISSHQYFSSTTFERPESWKAAARGLVQYYPERLSSIFSRHRSFAEYFPEFTAAMSVELSNQNLAKSGLDLLEKTNLSSSESVEYAYARAYKRLGERDKYFNGLLSSLEKNPYNLIRQDELIDLLIGDHSHFLEESYWKEALKRIPNLPVKGRLVYWYLRSLKSKGKQEELLSWLRSYYKFIPGSYYTRVIREEFATEISSIQKPDSPLRSKDSLFEYLSLTSGDPKYSDKILGRDLEFAYFPDSFSLDIRIDSAHSKVRGNHLLQNAKEYLEIGEMAYASSLVDKYVLQTGSSEEEKDEILAALGEVTGNQYLTVFHTRNLMKRRRIPDDVILLPSKLASRIYPRPHRDIVSHYSQSFGIEEDIVYAVMRQESFFKENAVSSSNARGLMQIMGPTGKGLAQGLGLGPYSLFDPEISIQMGAKFLKYLLSSNENDLKWASIAYNGGPGNLRKWKRNHYHGDFNHFLEELPLKEPRDYCRIVTSNYYNYQSLRQYKNR
- a CDS encoding citrate synthase, giving the protein MANTAILKIDGKEYELPIITGTENEKAIDISKLRQQTGYITLDNGYLNTGACTSAVTFLDGELGILRYRGIPIEQLAEKSSFTEVAYLLIYGHLPSDKELQEWDKELTMHTLIHEDLKRLYNGFPKDGHPMAIMSTMIGSLSTYYQDSYDPENPDHRHISMVRLLAKFPTIAAFAYKKSLGQPTVHPMNHLDYCSNFLNMMFSVPSEDYYIDPEIVKALNLLLILHADHEQNCSTSTVRLVGSSLANLYGAISAGICALWGPRHGGANQEVLEMLLEIKASGLPVKKIVEKAKDKNDAFRLSGFGHRVYKNFDPRAKIIKKACDAVLSRLGVNDPLLDIAKELEEAALKDSYFVERKLYPNVDFYSGIIYRALGIPVNMFTVMFAMGRLPGWIAQWKEMIESPDMKIGRPRQIYTGATNTSYDDAKKK
- a CDS encoding class I SAM-dependent rRNA methyltransferase is translated as MNRFRRYQLNKTTEFILNSGHPWILNGKLSTAISAFKDGDWMRLVSGTNVTLGFGIYSSSGPIGIRIIQRGNDFSLFQLRQTIENALELRKPLRTKTNAYRLIHGENDLFPGVTVDRYGSTWVVQTYSQSLQKFSRLVVRLLYSAAPSVEEPIPKQIVWISPQRIGSEKSLPVRFLRGKKEIPYEEKIFLNQVHWKTKIPGQKGGFFLDVRNLRSFILEKSELARDRDCLHLFSHTGLTSVCLEEAGAKSVLSADGAKEALEEFASRILPEQEIPNFEKKNTIFTKGKHLLVRADLFQDWGFLEGRKFSLIILDPPNLTPNQASIPAGKKAYRSLISKALFHLEPGGDLILLSCSGRILESEFEKIGRETLANKGWKYKDLFKLRPEPDHPTRKEFPEGKYFKVHIYKKCEPLDQ
- a CDS encoding class I SAM-dependent methyltransferase; translated protein: MSTTKNTYQLIDSGNFKKLEQVGPYKVIRPSPVAAWPPTQPSLWKDADGEYHRSDKGGGNWSWKGASRPDSEDEFLIQIPPLTVKIRFTPFGHLGIFPEQLSNWDRIRNVSSQLSGQGEVLNLFAYSGLSTLSVLAGGLDACHLDSSKGMVEWARENAQVSGLAGKKVRWIVEDVLKFLNREIRREKKYIGFILDPPTFGRGASGEVFKIEKDLPEMMDLLMKLCDNKPEFVFLTCHSTGFSPLALRRILEGRIKTPGNYLTEELSISESTGRLHPAGSNCVFYSNRVKL
- a CDS encoding TrmH family RNA methyltransferase yields the protein MKKNILEISSFSNEKLKYISGLKEKKNREKSGTFFIEGFREIQRAKVSGKVKFEYLLICPACYLGENEEDLVSSIDAKTILVPKQIFEKISYRDRPDGLIATAELPDFSLSPNTKLSDDPILVIEGVEKPGNLGTILRTAEGAGFHKVFVADPRLDLFNPNVIRSSTGTIFTLDVFQSDIKELYPILQNAGYKTFAVTPEANSLYWDADLKGKVALVFGSEQYGLSEYTRSQSDHYISLPMKGVADSLNLAMSAGILMYEVLRQNR